A window from Micromonospora profundi encodes these proteins:
- a CDS encoding ABC transporter permease: MSDATPSPTATPERPQLPAQSPPVDPAETAVAGDKAASTGRLSWWQGDGGDGAKRNLGLIGVLAALIVVGMVTKPDLYGDPNWVWNNVLAILQLASVVGVVTVGMTFVIIGGGIDLSVGAIVALAGVWCTTVATQSYGAGGMIFTAIVVGICVGLVNGVLISYGRLVPFIATLAMLVAARGLAASISNKQTQVSSSTFINDIAARKVLGIPILVYILGAVVLAGWILLNRTTFGRRTIAVGGNPEAARLAGINVRRHTMLLYALSGLCCGIAAIMLTSQATSAQAAMANLYELDAIAAAIIGGTLLSGGRGTIVGSLLGVIIFATITNLFAINGLSIEAQNMVKGGIIVAAVLVQQFQFKSFTRFLARNRVTTAT; encoded by the coding sequence ATGAGCGACGCGACTCCCAGCCCCACAGCGACACCGGAGCGCCCGCAGCTTCCGGCCCAGTCGCCGCCGGTGGATCCGGCGGAGACGGCGGTGGCCGGCGACAAGGCGGCATCGACGGGCCGGCTCTCCTGGTGGCAGGGCGACGGCGGCGACGGTGCCAAGCGCAACCTGGGTCTGATCGGTGTGCTCGCCGCGCTCATCGTGGTCGGCATGGTCACCAAACCGGACCTGTACGGCGATCCGAACTGGGTCTGGAACAACGTGCTTGCCATCCTCCAGCTCGCCTCGGTGGTGGGTGTGGTGACGGTCGGCATGACCTTCGTGATCATCGGTGGTGGGATCGACCTGTCGGTGGGCGCGATCGTGGCGCTGGCCGGGGTCTGGTGCACCACCGTGGCGACCCAGAGCTACGGCGCGGGCGGCATGATCTTCACGGCCATCGTGGTGGGCATCTGCGTCGGCCTTGTCAACGGCGTGCTCATCTCGTACGGGCGGCTGGTGCCGTTCATCGCGACGCTCGCAATGCTCGTGGCCGCCCGCGGCCTCGCGGCATCGATCTCCAACAAGCAGACCCAGGTGTCGAGCAGCACCTTCATCAACGACATCGCCGCCCGCAAGGTCCTCGGCATTCCGATCCTCGTCTACATCCTCGGCGCTGTGGTGCTGGCCGGCTGGATCCTGCTCAACCGGACGACCTTCGGCCGGCGGACCATCGCGGTCGGCGGCAACCCGGAGGCGGCGCGGCTGGCCGGCATCAACGTCCGCCGGCACACGATGCTGCTGTACGCGCTGTCCGGCCTCTGCTGCGGTATCGCCGCCATCATGCTCACCTCCCAGGCGACCTCGGCCCAGGCGGCGATGGCGAACCTCTACGAGCTGGACGCGATCGCCGCCGCGATCATCGGCGGCACGCTGCTCAGCGGCGGCCGGGGCACGATCGTCGGCTCGCTGCTCGGCGTCATCATCTTCGCCACGATCACGAATCTCTTCGCCATCAACGGCCTCTCCATCGAGGCGCAGAACATGGTCAAGGGCGGCATCATCGTCGCAGCCGTCCTGGTCCAGCAGTTCCAGTTCAAGTCCTTCACACGGTTCCTCGCGCGGAACAGGGTCACCACCGCAACCTGA
- a CDS encoding ABC transporter permease, translated as MVTLMLPRMVDVSAASRRSGSVVERNVAALKSVYWLLLISGFVEPLLYLLSIGVGVGSLVGDLPLPDGRLVSYAAFVAPAMLASSAMTGALAETTFNFFGKMKYMKLYDGMIATPVRPFEIAVGELSWAMLRGSAYSAAFLAVMVALGLTNVAHAVTAFPAAVLVGFAFGGLGMALSTFMRSWQDFDLMGSAQFTLFLFSGTFVPAQAYPTLLHWLIEVTPLYRAVHLIRGVTLGGVGWSWLLDVLYLLVMLAVGLLVASRRMGRLLYR; from the coding sequence GTGGTCACGCTGATGCTGCCCCGGATGGTCGATGTCTCGGCCGCGTCCCGGCGGTCGGGCTCGGTGGTCGAGCGCAACGTCGCGGCGCTGAAGTCCGTCTACTGGCTGCTGCTGATCTCTGGCTTCGTGGAGCCGCTGCTCTACCTGCTGTCCATCGGGGTGGGCGTCGGATCGCTGGTCGGTGACCTGCCGCTGCCCGACGGGCGCCTCGTGTCGTACGCCGCGTTCGTCGCTCCGGCGATGCTCGCCTCGTCGGCGATGACCGGGGCGCTCGCGGAGACCACATTCAACTTCTTCGGCAAGATGAAATACATGAAGCTGTACGACGGGATGATCGCCACCCCGGTACGGCCTTTCGAGATCGCCGTCGGTGAGTTGAGCTGGGCGATGCTGCGGGGCAGCGCGTACTCGGCGGCGTTCCTCGCGGTGATGGTCGCGCTGGGCCTGACAAACGTCGCCCACGCGGTGACTGCCTTTCCGGCGGCGGTGCTTGTCGGGTTCGCGTTCGGTGGGCTCGGCATGGCGCTGTCCACGTTCATGCGTAGCTGGCAGGACTTCGACCTGATGGGCTCCGCCCAGTTCACGCTCTTCCTCTTCTCGGGCACGTTCGTGCCGGCGCAGGCGTACCCGACGCTGTTGCACTGGCTGATCGAGGTCACGCCGTTGTACCGGGCGGTGCACCTGATCCGCGGTGTCACGCTCGGCGGCGTCGGGTGGTCCTGGCTGCTCGACGTGCTCTACCTGCTGGTGATGCTGGCGGTCGGCCTGCTGGTGGCGTCGCGCCGGATGGGCAGGTTGCTCTACAGGTAG
- a CDS encoding substrate-binding domain-containing protein — protein MTQHSRDLSRRRLLFGGAAVGAATLLTACTSNETPAASTQTKAAGDGAGNNAPGKKVVIGFSAPAADHGWMGAIHANAKAQAAAYSDVEFKEVDGGTTSEAQRSTLGTLIAQKPDIIVVLPHDGKEVNAVALQAMQAGIPIVNLDRIFPDALASRLVIKGDNYGMGVSAGHFIGKQLKDKGVANPIIGEIAGLEIPLTVERSEGFKAALATYGFKVANRRSAEFTSDSGQREAAQLLQALPKIDAIWNHDDDQGIGVLAAIKQANRSEFFMVGGAGSKLAIDAIKADNTVLKATVTYNPSMASSAISLARLIAQGRGLGDLTELQVPKEVTLASETITKENASSYEKLGF, from the coding sequence ATGACCCAGCACAGCCGCGACCTGTCGCGCCGCCGGCTGCTCTTCGGCGGGGCCGCTGTCGGCGCCGCCACCCTGCTCACCGCCTGCACCAGCAACGAGACCCCGGCGGCCAGCACCCAGACCAAGGCCGCCGGTGATGGTGCCGGCAACAACGCACCGGGCAAGAAGGTCGTCATCGGCTTCTCGGCGCCGGCCGCCGACCACGGCTGGATGGGCGCGATCCACGCCAACGCCAAGGCGCAGGCCGCCGCGTACTCCGATGTGGAGTTCAAGGAGGTCGACGGCGGTACGACGTCCGAGGCCCAGCGGTCCACGCTCGGCACGCTCATCGCCCAGAAGCCGGACATCATCGTCGTGCTGCCGCACGACGGCAAGGAGGTCAACGCTGTTGCCCTCCAGGCGATGCAGGCAGGCATCCCGATCGTCAACCTCGACCGGATCTTCCCCGACGCGCTGGCCTCCCGGTTGGTCATCAAGGGTGACAACTACGGCATGGGCGTCTCGGCCGGGCACTTCATCGGCAAGCAGCTCAAGGACAAGGGCGTCGCCAACCCGATCATCGGTGAGATCGCCGGTCTGGAGATCCCGCTGACCGTCGAGCGCAGCGAGGGCTTCAAGGCCGCCCTGGCCACGTACGGGTTCAAGGTCGCCAACCGCCGTTCGGCCGAGTTCACCTCGGACAGCGGTCAGCGTGAGGCCGCCCAGCTGCTCCAGGCCCTGCCGAAGATCGACGCGATCTGGAACCACGACGACGACCAGGGCATCGGTGTGTTGGCCGCCATCAAGCAGGCCAACCGGTCGGAGTTCTTCATGGTCGGCGGCGCGGGGTCGAAGCTCGCCATCGACGCCATCAAGGCCGACAACACAGTCCTCAAGGCGACGGTCACCTACAACCCGTCGATGGCCTCGTCGGCGATCTCCCTGGCGCGGCTCATCGCGCAGGGTCGCGGCCTGGGCGACCTGACGGAGTTGCAGGTGCCGAAGGAAGTGACGCTCGCCTCCGAGACGATCACCAAGGAGAACGCGAGCAGCTACGAGAAGCTCGGGTTCTGA
- a CDS encoding ABC transporter ATP-binding protein, protein MTSGRSLIQARGLVKRFGDFTAVDGIDVEVRSGEAFGFLGPNGAGKSSTMRMIGCISPPSGGELRILDMDPVADGPAIRARLGVCPQMDNLDPELTVRENLTVYARYFGIPRRVAKERAAELLDFVQLTERADSKVEPLSGGMKRRLTIARALVNDPEIVLLDEPTTGLDPQARHLVWERLFRLKQQGVTLVLTTHYMDEAEQLCDRLVVMDGGRIVAEGSPRELIEQHSTREVVELRFAAESQEPFAGKLAGLGERVEVLPDRVLLYVPDGDAAVVEVSASGLTPANVLVRRSGLEDVFLHLTGRTLVD, encoded by the coding sequence GTGACTTCGGGGCGATCACTGATTCAGGCTCGTGGGCTTGTGAAACGGTTCGGTGATTTCACCGCCGTGGACGGCATCGACGTCGAGGTGCGCTCGGGTGAGGCGTTCGGCTTCCTCGGTCCCAACGGCGCCGGCAAGTCCTCCACCATGCGGATGATCGGCTGCATCTCCCCGCCGAGCGGCGGTGAGCTGCGCATCCTCGACATGGACCCGGTGGCTGACGGGCCTGCCATCCGGGCTCGGCTCGGCGTGTGCCCGCAGATGGACAACCTCGACCCGGAGCTGACCGTTCGGGAAAACCTCACCGTCTACGCGCGCTACTTCGGCATCCCGCGCCGGGTGGCAAAGGAGCGGGCCGCCGAGCTGCTCGACTTCGTCCAGCTCACCGAGCGGGCCGACAGCAAGGTCGAGCCACTCTCCGGCGGGATGAAGCGCCGGCTGACAATCGCCCGCGCGCTTGTGAACGACCCGGAGATCGTGCTGCTCGACGAGCCGACCACCGGCCTGGACCCGCAGGCCCGGCACCTGGTGTGGGAGCGGCTGTTCCGGCTCAAACAGCAGGGCGTCACGCTGGTGCTCACCACGCACTACATGGACGAGGCCGAGCAGCTCTGCGACCGGCTGGTGGTGATGGACGGCGGGCGGATCGTCGCCGAAGGCTCACCTCGGGAGCTGATCGAGCAGCACTCCACCCGCGAGGTGGTCGAGCTGCGCTTCGCCGCCGAGTCGCAGGAGCCGTTCGCCGGCAAGCTCGCCGGGCTGGGGGAGCGGGTCGAGGTGTTGCCCGACCGGGTCCTGCTCTACGTGCCCGACGGCGACGCGGCGGTCGTCGAGGTTTCCGCGTCGGGGCTCACCCCGGCAAACGTGCTGGTGCGGCGCAGTGGCCTCGAAGATGTCTTCCTGCACCTGACCGGCCGCACCCTTGTCGACTGA
- a CDS encoding TRAP transporter permease, which yields MPPPISLPDGSFPPARTANSPAEEPASGTGGLPPRPRPTAEPTPSADTTAQSTTTAHSTDTSDASTDTTARNADDDSSVAERATRDLAAQFEDEKPGRVLSGPAGWLLTAATLAIGGLALWQVFRPLSQGSKYYLIIFLAGVLPLVFLAYPADLRLPARLRSRRGDGDRTVALPASSGPTVPDWVLVVLAVAACLYPVLPVTIGSGGGGYNAFLDRQGLLAPMDLVLGTVLLLLLLEACRRTTGWILPAVCLLFLGYGYYGGLLPQSWPVAHGGLDFSQLIDAFYNSDSGFYGTPLDVAASYIVLFTIYGAVLELSGAGRFFVELSAAAFRRSRTAAGRTAVASGFLLGTVSGSGAATTVSIGAVTWPLLRRAGYPPERAGGMLAAAGVGAILSPPTLGAAAFIIAEYLGVSYLQVLGWATVPTVLYYLGILLSVEIDARRSGVRPVVIDVGSPWRLLTRFGYHFASLIAIIVFLAVGVSATRAVVFATVLAAALSFLDRAHRLTPARLVTALVTGVRGVLAVTAVCAAAGIITATTTKTGLGPQAAALLIGGAKAATSDPTLVLVLTALLAAVALSLLGLAVPVTASFVIGWVIVGPALLDLGVTAPAAAMFVFYFAVLSEVSPPTALAAVAAAAVTGGRLVPTMWQTLRYALPAYLTPIAFVITPAGLGLLGIGGVQRIAFAAVVTALSVAVLAVAAGGWLPGVGPAGAPERVLGALAGVTLLWLEPVPVTVGVALAAVAAAGVFVRRGSTGRPTSGSPASPVEEKL from the coding sequence GTGCCGCCGCCCATCAGCTTGCCCGACGGTTCGTTCCCACCCGCCCGAACAGCCAATTCTCCCGCCGAGGAGCCCGCGTCGGGCACGGGCGGCCTGCCGCCCCGACCTCGGCCGACAGCCGAGCCCACCCCCAGCGCCGACACGACCGCGCAAAGCACCACAACGGCACACAGCACCGACACGAGCGACGCGAGCACCGACACGACAGCGCGTAACGCCGACGACGACAGCTCCGTTGCCGAGCGGGCGACCCGGGACCTGGCCGCCCAGTTCGAGGACGAGAAGCCGGGCCGGGTTTTGTCCGGGCCAGCGGGTTGGCTCCTCACCGCCGCGACGTTGGCGATCGGCGGGCTCGCCCTCTGGCAGGTGTTCCGCCCTCTGTCGCAGGGCAGCAAGTATTACCTGATCATCTTCCTGGCCGGCGTACTCCCGCTGGTTTTCCTGGCCTACCCAGCCGACCTGCGGCTGCCGGCCCGCCTGCGCTCGCGACGAGGCGACGGGGACCGCACCGTCGCGCTGCCGGCTTCGTCGGGACCCACCGTGCCGGACTGGGTCCTGGTCGTCCTGGCGGTGGCCGCCTGCCTCTACCCCGTCCTGCCGGTCACCATCGGGTCGGGCGGCGGTGGCTACAACGCGTTCCTCGACCGGCAGGGACTGCTGGCACCAATGGATCTGGTGCTTGGCACCGTGCTGCTCCTGCTGCTGCTGGAGGCGTGCCGACGTACCACCGGGTGGATCCTGCCGGCGGTCTGCCTGCTGTTCCTCGGCTACGGCTACTACGGAGGGCTGCTACCGCAGTCCTGGCCGGTCGCCCACGGCGGGCTCGACTTCAGTCAACTGATCGACGCGTTCTACAACTCCGACAGCGGCTTCTACGGCACCCCACTGGACGTGGCCGCCTCGTACATCGTGCTGTTCACCATCTACGGCGCGGTCCTGGAGCTGTCCGGGGCCGGGCGGTTCTTCGTCGAGTTGTCGGCCGCCGCGTTCCGCCGCTCGCGTACCGCAGCCGGTCGGACGGCGGTGGCCTCCGGGTTCCTGCTCGGCACCGTCTCCGGTTCCGGTGCGGCGACGACGGTGAGCATCGGCGCTGTCACCTGGCCGCTGCTACGCCGCGCCGGCTATCCCCCGGAGAGGGCCGGCGGCATGCTGGCCGCAGCCGGTGTGGGTGCGATCCTCTCCCCGCCCACCCTGGGTGCGGCGGCGTTCATCATCGCCGAATACCTGGGCGTCTCGTACCTACAGGTGCTGGGCTGGGCCACGGTGCCGACGGTGCTCTACTACCTCGGCATCCTGCTCTCCGTGGAGATCGACGCTCGCCGTTCCGGCGTCCGTCCGGTGGTGATCGACGTCGGTTCGCCCTGGCGTCTGCTGACCCGCTTCGGCTACCACTTCGCCTCGCTGATCGCCATCATCGTGTTCCTCGCTGTCGGCGTGTCCGCGACGAGGGCTGTCGTCTTCGCCACCGTCCTCGCCGCCGCGCTGTCCTTCCTGGACCGTGCGCACCGGCTCACTCCGGCGCGGCTCGTGACCGCGCTCGTCACCGGTGTACGCGGCGTGCTCGCGGTGACGGCGGTCTGCGCCGCCGCCGGCATCATCACGGCGACCACCACGAAGACCGGTCTCGGGCCGCAGGCGGCGGCGCTGCTGATCGGCGGCGCCAAGGCGGCCACCTCGGATCCGACGTTGGTGCTGGTGCTCACCGCGCTGCTCGCCGCCGTAGCGCTCAGCCTGTTGGGTCTGGCCGTGCCGGTCACCGCCTCGTTCGTGATCGGTTGGGTGATCGTCGGTCCGGCCCTGCTCGACCTGGGCGTGACCGCGCCCGCCGCGGCGATGTTCGTCTTCTACTTCGCGGTCCTGTCCGAGGTGTCCCCGCCGACCGCGCTCGCCGCGGTGGCCGCCGCCGCGGTCACCGGCGGCCGGCTGGTGCCGACCATGTGGCAGACCCTGCGGTACGCGCTGCCTGCCTACCTGACCCCGATCGCGTTCGTCATCACGCCGGCCGGGCTGGGTCTGCTGGGTATCGGTGGCGTCCAGCGGATCGCCTTCGCCGCCGTGGTCACCGCGCTCAGCGTGGCGGTGCTCGCCGTCGCCGCCGGTGGCTGGTTGCCCGGTGTGGGCCCTGCCGGCGCACCGGAGCGCGTGCTCGGTGCCCTCGCTGGCGTCACGTTGCTCTGGCTCGAACCCGTGCCTGTCACGGTCGGCGTCGCACTGGCCGCCGTCGCGGCGGCGGGTGTGTTCGTCCGACGCGGATCCACCGGTCGCCCAACGTCCGGATCACCAGCCAGCCCTGTGGAGGAAAAACTGTGA
- a CDS encoding sugar ABC transporter ATP-binding protein, with amino-acid sequence MVLRLTDVVKTFPGVRALDGVQLEVRAGEVHCLLGQNGAGKSTLIKVLSGVHRPDSGLVEWRGEPVTFANPQAAMRAGIATIYQELDLVEDLSVAENAFLGHEHRRFGFVRRGRMARHTRQILGRLGHGEIPPGRMVRSLPAAGKQIVSMARALSHEARLIIMDEPSAVLAHDEVGNLFRIIRELTAQGIAVIYISHRLEEIREIGDRVTVLKDGRTTAANLPARDTPTRDLVSRMTGRTIEYVFPDRPADDTTGADLLQVEGLTRPGEFADVSLTVRAGEIVGIAGLVGSGRSELLETIYGARLPEAGTVRMEGRALRPGVGAAVRAGMGMAPEERKSQALLLGEPIFRNVTLATFGRYARLGFTDAGRERAEANRIAESLELRPLDVNRPVRTLSGGNQQKVVVGRWLLGGTKLLLLDEPTRGVDVGARAELYQVIRGLAAQGVGVLLVSSEVPEVLGLADRVLVMREGRVVREAPAGELDENTVLDLVMAGSLMEGAPA; translated from the coding sequence GTGGTCCTGCGCCTCACCGACGTCGTCAAGACCTTCCCTGGTGTACGCGCCCTCGACGGCGTGCAGTTGGAAGTGCGGGCCGGCGAGGTGCACTGCCTGCTCGGTCAGAACGGTGCCGGCAAGTCCACGCTCATCAAGGTGCTCTCCGGCGTGCACCGACCGGATTCGGGTCTTGTCGAGTGGCGCGGTGAGCCGGTGACGTTCGCCAACCCGCAGGCAGCGATGCGCGCCGGTATCGCCACCATCTACCAGGAGCTCGACCTCGTCGAGGATCTGTCGGTGGCGGAGAACGCCTTCCTCGGTCACGAGCACCGCCGCTTCGGGTTCGTGCGGCGTGGCCGGATGGCCCGGCACACCCGGCAGATCCTCGGTCGGCTCGGCCACGGCGAGATCCCGCCGGGACGGATGGTCCGGTCGTTGCCGGCCGCCGGTAAGCAGATCGTCAGCATGGCGCGGGCGCTCTCGCACGAGGCCCGACTGATCATCATGGACGAGCCGAGCGCCGTGCTGGCCCACGACGAGGTCGGCAACCTGTTCCGGATCATTCGCGAGCTGACGGCACAGGGCATCGCCGTCATCTACATCTCCCACCGCCTGGAGGAGATCCGCGAGATCGGCGACCGGGTCACCGTACTCAAGGACGGCCGGACCACCGCGGCGAACCTGCCGGCGCGCGACACCCCGACCCGCGACCTGGTGAGCCGGATGACCGGCCGCACCATCGAGTACGTCTTCCCCGACCGGCCCGCCGACGACACCACAGGCGCCGACCTGCTCCAGGTGGAGGGGCTGACCCGTCCGGGCGAGTTCGCCGACGTCTCGCTCACCGTGCGCGCCGGGGAGATCGTCGGCATCGCCGGCCTCGTGGGTTCCGGCCGCTCGGAGCTGCTGGAGACCATCTACGGCGCCCGCCTTCCCGAGGCCGGCACGGTGCGGATGGAAGGGCGTGCGCTGCGTCCCGGTGTCGGCGCGGCGGTCCGTGCCGGCATGGGGATGGCTCCCGAGGAGCGCAAGAGTCAGGCGCTGCTGCTGGGTGAGCCGATCTTCCGCAACGTCACGCTTGCCACGTTCGGCAGGTACGCGCGGCTCGGCTTCACCGACGCCGGCAGGGAACGCGCCGAGGCGAACCGGATCGCCGAGAGCCTGGAGTTGCGGCCCCTGGATGTCAACCGGCCGGTGCGCACCCTGTCCGGCGGTAACCAGCAGAAGGTGGTGGTCGGGCGCTGGCTGCTCGGCGGCACCAAGCTGCTGCTGCTCGACGAGCCCACCCGGGGCGTGGACGTGGGTGCCCGGGCGGAGCTCTACCAGGTCATCCGGGGGTTGGCGGCGCAGGGCGTCGGTGTCCTGCTGGTCTCCAGCGAGGTGCCCGAGGTGCTCGGCCTGGCCGACCGGGTGCTGGTGATGCGGGAGGGGCGGGTCGTCCGCGAGGCCCCGGCCGGCGAACTCGACGAGAACACTGTGCTCGACCTCGTGATGGCGGGGTCCCTGATGGAAGGCGCACCGGCATGA
- a CDS encoding ROK family protein produces MRTVEPLHVRLLRLLRDEGAVSRAELGDRLQMPRPRLLAELERLVSLGYVAEAGLAASRGGRRSTLVELNPKLRFAAVDLGASSMDIEVVNGRLEPVAHYAEPADIRNGPKVTLQRVNELLHKARVDGAYERLDAVGVGVPGPVSFRDGVPVSPPIMPGWDRFPVRELLSREHGCPAVVDNDVNIMAIGERHGGVAHSVDDFLFIKIGTGIGCGIYLTGDVYRGTDGCAGDIGHIQVDSHGPMCSCGNVGCLEALFSGAALAKDATAAARSGVSPALAERLSLRGAVTALDVAEGAIEGDMTCIQLIRDGGRRVGGVLAGLVSFTNPSMIVIGGGLAQLGHILLAEIRSVVYRRSLPLATGNLPVVLSELGNRAGVAGAAVLASDVAFGEAS; encoded by the coding sequence GTGCGGACCGTCGAGCCCCTGCATGTCCGACTGTTGCGGTTGCTCCGCGACGAGGGGGCCGTGTCCCGTGCCGAGTTGGGTGACCGGCTCCAGATGCCCCGCCCCCGGCTGCTTGCCGAGCTGGAGCGCCTGGTGTCCCTGGGTTACGTCGCCGAGGCGGGCCTCGCCGCGTCCCGGGGTGGACGTCGCTCCACACTCGTCGAGCTGAACCCGAAGCTGCGCTTCGCGGCCGTCGACCTGGGCGCCAGTTCGATGGACATCGAGGTGGTGAACGGCCGGCTCGAACCGGTCGCCCACTACGCCGAGCCTGCCGACATCCGCAACGGGCCCAAGGTGACCCTGCAACGGGTGAACGAGTTGCTGCACAAGGCCCGGGTCGACGGCGCGTACGAGCGGCTGGACGCGGTGGGCGTCGGCGTGCCGGGGCCGGTCAGCTTCCGTGACGGCGTCCCCGTCTCACCGCCGATCATGCCCGGCTGGGACCGCTTCCCGGTGCGCGAGCTGCTCAGCCGGGAGCACGGCTGCCCGGCGGTGGTCGACAACGACGTCAACATCATGGCGATCGGCGAGCGTCACGGCGGCGTGGCCCACTCGGTCGACGACTTCCTCTTCATCAAGATCGGCACCGGCATCGGCTGCGGCATCTACCTCACCGGCGATGTCTACCGGGGCACCGACGGCTGCGCCGGCGACATCGGCCACATCCAGGTCGACTCGCACGGACCGATGTGCTCCTGCGGCAATGTCGGCTGCCTGGAGGCGCTGTTCAGCGGCGCCGCGCTGGCAAAGGACGCCACCGCCGCCGCCCGTAGCGGGGTGTCGCCGGCACTTGCCGAGCGGTTGAGCCTGCGCGGCGCGGTGACCGCCCTGGACGTCGCCGAGGGCGCCATCGAGGGTGACATGACCTGTATCCAGCTGATCCGCGACGGCGGCCGGCGGGTCGGTGGGGTGCTCGCCGGCCTGGTCAGCTTCACGAACCCGTCGATGATCGTCATCGGCGGCGGGCTGGCCCAGCTCGGGCACATCCTGCTCGCCGAGATCCGCAGCGTGGTCTACCGCCGGTCGCTGCCACTGGCCACCGGCAACCTGCCAGTCGTGCTGTCCGAGCTGGGCAACCGGGCCGGCGTCGCCGGCGCGGCGGTGCTCGCCAGCGATGTCGCATTCGGGGAAGCGTCATGA
- a CDS encoding ABC transporter permease produces MVIVSVAGRARAPWVPAYAVFEHYLVGLRRTWRAGVFSSFLLPVLTVLGFGLGVGAYIDQGVGGVRYLDWLVPGLIASTALQVTVGDSTWPVFSNFQWVKTYFAQSASPLRVGDILAGHLAFVLFRVLTTIVAFLLVTGLFGALRSPWAVATLPVVALLALGVAGPTFAFSASVSTDSWLAMLFRFAVIPMTLFAGVFFPVESLPDALRWLAYATPLWHAVDLCRAATLGVAPQWSVVGHLLYLGAWAVAGWLLALRAFRRKLVV; encoded by the coding sequence GTGGTCATTGTGAGTGTGGCGGGGCGGGCGCGGGCTCCCTGGGTGCCGGCGTACGCAGTGTTCGAGCACTATCTGGTCGGTCTGCGACGCACCTGGCGGGCGGGGGTGTTCTCCTCGTTCCTGCTGCCGGTGTTGACGGTGCTCGGCTTCGGGCTCGGCGTCGGCGCGTACATCGACCAGGGCGTCGGCGGTGTGCGGTACCTCGACTGGCTGGTCCCTGGGCTGATCGCCTCGACCGCGCTCCAGGTGACTGTCGGTGACTCGACCTGGCCGGTGTTCAGCAACTTCCAGTGGGTCAAGACCTACTTCGCGCAGAGCGCGTCGCCGCTGCGGGTGGGCGACATACTGGCCGGGCACCTGGCCTTCGTGCTGTTCCGGGTGCTCACGACGATCGTGGCGTTCCTGCTGGTCACCGGGTTGTTCGGGGCGTTGCGGTCACCGTGGGCGGTGGCCACCCTGCCGGTGGTGGCGCTGCTCGCGCTGGGGGTGGCCGGGCCGACCTTCGCGTTCTCCGCGTCGGTGTCCACCGACAGTTGGCTGGCGATGCTGTTCCGGTTCGCTGTCATCCCGATGACGCTGTTCGCCGGGGTCTTCTTCCCCGTCGAGTCGCTGCCCGACGCGCTGCGCTGGCTGGCGTACGCGACGCCGCTGTGGCACGCCGTCGACCTGTGCCGGGCGGCCACTCTCGGTGTCGCCCCACAGTGGTCGGTCGTCGGGCACCTGCTCTACCTGGGGGCGTGGGCGGTCGCCGGTTGGCTGCTGGCGCTTCGTGCCTTCCGCCGCAAGCTCGTCGTCTAG
- a CDS encoding YihY/virulence factor BrkB family protein produces MASDESSARSGTGRTDADGTERESAGGTGRQSAGGTGRQSAGGTGREDASGSGRADASRPVGPDAGPDSPTDLPGSDWKAALRRTVREFQDDSLTDWAAALTYYSVLSIFPGLLVLISILGLLGTSATEGVKDTVNQAVPEGNIQKIIEDAITQAQGSGGLASIAAIIGLLAAFWSASGYIAAFMRASNTIYDVPEGRPIWKTLPIRVGVTAVIGVLLLTCAVIVVFTGRFAELVGNAIGLGSTAVAVWNVAKWPVLLILVSLMFAILYWASPNARHGGFRWVSPGGVLAVVIWLVISGLFAFYVSNFGSYNKTYGALAGVIIFLIWLWLSNIAILLGAEFDAELERGRAISAGHPADDEPYVELRDDRKLRKKRNAAGSH; encoded by the coding sequence ATGGCCTCCGACGAGTCATCCGCCCGCAGCGGGACCGGGCGCACGGACGCCGACGGGACCGAGCGCGAGAGTGCCGGCGGGACCGGGCGCCAGAGTGCCGGCGGGACCGGGCGCCAGAGTGCCGGCGGGACCGGGCGCGAGGACGCCAGCGGAAGTGGGCGTGCGGACGCCAGCCGGCCGGTCGGTCCCGACGCCGGGCCGGACAGCCCCACCGATCTGCCCGGCAGCGACTGGAAGGCGGCGCTGCGCCGGACGGTCCGCGAGTTCCAGGACGACAGCCTGACCGACTGGGCGGCGGCGCTCACCTACTACAGCGTGCTGTCCATCTTCCCCGGGCTGCTGGTGCTGATCTCCATCCTCGGCCTGCTCGGCACGAGTGCCACCGAGGGCGTCAAGGACACCGTCAACCAGGCGGTGCCGGAGGGCAACATCCAGAAGATCATCGAGGACGCGATCACCCAGGCGCAGGGCAGCGGCGGGCTGGCCAGCATCGCGGCGATCATCGGTCTGCTTGCCGCGTTCTGGTCCGCGTCCGGTTACATCGCGGCGTTCATGCGTGCGTCGAACACGATCTACGACGTGCCGGAGGGCCGGCCGATCTGGAAGACGCTGCCGATCCGGGTCGGCGTCACTGCCGTGATCGGCGTGCTGTTGCTGACCTGCGCGGTGATCGTGGTCTTCACCGGCCGCTTCGCCGAGCTGGTCGGAAACGCTATCGGCCTCGGCTCGACGGCGGTAGCGGTGTGGAACGTCGCCAAGTGGCCGGTGCTGCTGATCCTCGTCAGCCTGATGTTCGCCATCCTCTACTGGGCCTCGCCGAACGCGCGGCACGGCGGGTTCCGCTGGGTCAGCCCGGGTGGCGTGCTGGCAGTGGTGATCTGGCTGGTGATCTCCGGTCTGTTCGCCTTCTACGTGAGCAACTTCGGCTCCTACAACAAGACGTACGGGGCACTGGCCGGCGTGATCATCTTTTTGATCTGGCTGTGGCTCAGCAACATCGCGATCCTGCTGGGTGCCGAGTTCGACGCCGAGTTGGAGCGCGGCCGGGCCATCTCGGCCGGCCACCCGGCCGACGACGAGCCGTACGTCGAGCTGCGCGACGATCGGAAGCTCCGCAAGAAGCGGAACGCCGCAGGCAGTCACTGA